The genomic region GATGGAGGCGTTCCGCGAATTCGGTGATGTGGTGGTGAAGCCGCTCTTTGGCGCCGGTGGGAGGGGGATAGCGCGGATCAGCGACGCCGATGTCGCTTACCGAACCTTCCGTGTCCTCGCCATGACTCGGAGCATCTTCTACATCCAGGAATTTGTTCCACACGGCGATTACGATCTCAGGGGTCTGGTGATAGGGGGTCGGGTGGTCGCAGCCATGCGCCGGTGGTCGGAGGGCTGGCGGCATAATGTCTCTCAGGGCGCGCGGCCGGAGCCTCACGCCATGGACGAAGAAGCGACCGGTCTCTGCCTCGAGGCCAGTCGACTGCTTGAGACCGATTATGCTGGGATCGATCTGCTGAGGACTCCTCACGGCTATACAGTAGTAGAAGTCAATAGCATCCCAGGCTGGTCCGGCCTGCAGCGAACCACGGAGATCGACATCGCTCAGGAGATCGCAGACCACCTGCTGAGTCAGCTTGGACACTGAACAGCACAGGGGGTGCGTAGGGGCGCCCCTTGTGGGTGCCCTCTCATGTGAGGTGCACAGTGCGACTGAATCCCCTATCCTCTGATACTGTCTCCCTCGCCGCACAGCTCGCATGCCTCCTGGAGGTGAGCGCTAACAAGCCTGGTAACGTCACCCCGTTCGCCGACTTCGCCGATACCTGCTACACCGACTTTCTGGCCAGCTCCGTCATCCTGGGGCGAGCCCTGCGGAAGACTGCAACGGTCGCCACCGGTTCGCTGGTCCTCGATGCGGTTCGAGAAACCAAGCGGCTGGTCGGCCGGAACACCAACCTTGGGATCGCGCTCCTCTTCGCTCCACTGGCAAAGGCGGCCCTGCGTAAAGGACGCCGCCCGCTTCGGTCACGCCTTCGTAGCGTACTGACCTCCCTGACGCCCTACGATGGGCAAAGGGTCTATGAGGCGATTCGGCTTGCCCAGCCCGGAGGGCTTGGGGACGCTAACCAGTTCGATGTCCGGGCGACCCGTGGCAGAGTGCCGCTTCTCGGTGCGATGCGCTTGGCGATGGATCGGGACTCGATTGCGCGTGAGTATGCCACCGACTTCGAGATCACCTTCACGATCGGTGCTCCGACCCTCGAGCGGTCTCTCCAGGAGTCGAACGATTCGGGAAGCTCGGTCATTCAGACCTACCTGACGCTTCTCTCTCGGGTTCCGGATTCTCTTGTTGAGCGCAAATGTGGCGCGCGCGAGGCTGGCAGAATCTCACGGGAAGCGGGAAAGATTCTGGCCATCGGTGGGGCGTTTTCGGAGCAAGGCAAGCGAAGGCTGGCTCGGTTAGACCACACTCTCCGGCAGAATGGGAACCGGCTGAATCCGGGGACTACCGCGGATCTCACCGCCTCAGCCCTTTTTGTTGTGATGTTAGAGAGAGGGATCGAGTTCGTGCTGGGAAAGTGAGCTACAGAGGCTCTTCAGTGTCGTGCGGCCAAGGCGAACATTATGGGAGGACCCCGCTAAGCGACTTGGAGGCGGCCCTGGCTAACGGACTGGAGCGCAAAAAATTCAATCAGGTGGTCGGCAACGGCTTTTTTCTGCTTATCCACCGTGATCACGTGGTAGCAGTCATCGAGTAAGATCAGGAGCTTCTGTATCGAAGCAATGTCATTGTACACCAGCTCGCCATTACGAGGACCGGTGATGTCGTCTTCGCGGGCCTGGAGGATCAAGGTGGGCGCCGTCACCTCACCCAAGCGACTACGGACGAGCGTGGAGAGCCGGTCTATATTGGTCAAGGTCTTCAACGGAAAGATCGGATACCCCATCGTGGCTGCCAAAGGGGCACTGATCGCTTGGTCAGCAGTATGGTTCATGCGAGTCCACAAACCCATGATCCATCGACGCAGGAGCGAAACGGAACCATACGACGCCCGCTTGTGGGCCTGAAGCCGTCTCTCCTTAATTCCAAAGGGTGGACCATCCTGGTGGAAGAGGAGATAGCCCAAAGGAGCCACCTTCATAACAAAGGGCAAGAGTGCCCTGGTCCAAGGTGTCTTCCACCCATCATAGAAAAAGGTGGGCGAGAAGACTCCGATTCCATCAACATTCACGGTCAGTGAGGAGTCCAAGGCCAGGAGTCCTCCCGCGCTCAGGCCGGCCACATAGAGGTGGTCGTACCGTTCACGTGCGAAGGCCAGTTGCATCTTCACGTGCGTGAGCCAGTCCTCCTCGGACGTTCTCACAAGATCCCTGAGCCGCGTGCAGTGGCCCGGGAGAGTCGTGGCATAGACGTCCCATCCATGGCGCGCCAACCGCCGTCCAAGGTAGCCCATCTCGGTCGGTGTCCCTGTGACGCCGTGAATCAGATACACCAAGGTGCGTGAGTCGGTGTGGAAGGCAAGGTCGGTCGGCTGACGGCCGACCATCTCATCAAGAGGACCAGGCCGCGTGGTCAGTTGTCGGCTCATGGCTTCTCTGTGCAGTGGGTGAACAGCCAGTCCAGTAGTTCTATGGCCAGATCGATCTCGCCTTTGGTGATATCCAGGCAAGGTGCAAGGCCGAAGACGTTCTTGTAGTGTCCCACGACGTTTAACACTAGCCCCATGGGGCCACGGGATGTTGGAATTCCCCCGGCCAGACCCAACTCGAAGATCCGGTCTGCGAGGGCCCTGTTGGGGGTGATCCGGTCCGCCTGCGTCACTTCAATACGAAGAGCTAAGCCCAAGCCGGCGACGTCCCCGATAGCGGTATGTCGTTTCTTGAGGTCTTCGAGCTGCCCCAGAAAATAGGCTCCCGATTCGGCCACCTTCCGCTCATAATTCTGCTGCTCGATCCACTGCAGTGTTGCCAAGGCTGCGGCCGTGCCCAGTGGATTGGACGAGAATGTGGAATGTGACGACCCCGCCGGAAAGGCCTGGGGAGAGATGAGGGGTTCCTCAGCCCATAGCCCAGAGAGGGGATTCAGGCCATTAGTCAATGTCTTTCCAAAGACGACGATGTTCGGCTTGACGCCGAAGTGCTCGATCCCCCAAAACTTCCCGGTTCTGAAAAATCCCATCTGGACCTCGTCGTCCACCAGGAGAATCTTCCGCTCATCCAGAATCTTCTTGAGCCGCAGGAAATACTCGGGGGGCGGCACAATATATCCTCCAACGCCCTGCACCGGCTCCACATAGAACGCGACAAACTCAGGCTCCTCAGCCTTAGCATCCCAGAATGAGTTGTACTCCGTCTCGAACAGCCGCTCGAACTGTTTGACGCAGTAATAGTCGCAGCTCTCCAGTTTCATGTCGTATGGGCATCGATAGCAGTACGGGAAGGGCACAAAATGTGCTCGGTTCGAGAAATGGCCGAAGCGTCGGCGGTATCGGTAGCTGGAGGTGATCTCGGAAGCTCCGAGGGTCCTGCCGTGGTACCCCCCCGTAAAGGCCATGAAGAGGGATTTGCCGGTAGCAATACGCACGAGTTTAATCGAGTCTTCAATGGCCTGGGAGCCCCCCACGTTGAACTGCACGCGCCCTTTGATTCCGAAGGCTCGGAGGCACTCGATCGCCAATTTCTCGGCTGTCAGGACCTTTTCTTCATGGAGATACTGGCCGGCCAATTGTGGCAATTGCTCGAGCTGCGCTATCACCGCCTCTACGATGCGCTGGTTACGATAGCCGAAGTTGACCGTCGAGTACCACATCTGGAGGTCGAGGTATGGCTTGTCCTCGCGGTCGTAGAGAAAGCTTCCTTCACAGCCTTGAAAGAACTTCGGCTTGGGAGAGTAGTGCGCCGTATCGCCATGCGAGCAGTACTGCGCTTCCTTTTCGCGGAGTACTGCTTCGCTGAGTGGGATCTTATCTATGC from Candidatus Methylomirabilis limnetica harbors:
- a CDS encoding ATP-grasp domain-containing protein, with product MKIGILADRRGWHVEALAKALAQRGCQADFMPITRLVARAPGNPLITINGQPLESYDALLIRTIPEGSLEQIIFRMDALHRLEAAEVRVMNRPASLERTVDKYYTSSLLASSGLPTPRTVVAEGFDEAMEAFREFGDVVVKPLFGAGGRGIARISDADVAYRTFRVLAMTRSIFYIQEFVPHGDYDLRGLVIGGRVVAAMRRWSEGWRHNVSQGARPEPHAMDEEATGLCLEASRLLETDYAGIDLLRTPHGYTVVEVNSIPGWSGLQRTTEIDIAQEIADHLLSQLGH
- a CDS encoding triphosphoribosyl-dephospho-CoA synthase gives rise to the protein MRLNPLSSDTVSLAAQLACLLEVSANKPGNVTPFADFADTCYTDFLASSVILGRALRKTATVATGSLVLDAVRETKRLVGRNTNLGIALLFAPLAKAALRKGRRPLRSRLRSVLTSLTPYDGQRVYEAIRLAQPGGLGDANQFDVRATRGRVPLLGAMRLAMDRDSIAREYATDFEITFTIGAPTLERSLQESNDSGSSVIQTYLTLLSRVPDSLVERKCGAREAGRISREAGKILAIGGAFSEQGKRRLARLDHTLRQNGNRLNPGTTADLTASALFVVMLERGIEFVLGK
- a CDS encoding alpha/beta hydrolase; this translates as MSRQLTTRPGPLDEMVGRQPTDLAFHTDSRTLVYLIHGVTGTPTEMGYLGRRLARHGWDVYATTLPGHCTRLRDLVRTSEEDWLTHVKMQLAFARERYDHLYVAGLSAGGLLALDSSLTVNVDGIGVFSPTFFYDGWKTPWTRALLPFVMKVAPLGYLLFHQDGPPFGIKERRLQAHKRASYGSVSLLRRWIMGLWTRMNHTADQAISAPLAATMGYPIFPLKTLTNIDRLSTLVRSRLGEVTAPTLILQAREDDITGPRNGELVYNDIASIQKLLILLDDCYHVITVDKQKKAVADHLIEFFALQSVSQGRLQVA
- a CDS encoding aspartate aminotransferase family protein, which produces MNRIDKIPLSEAVLREKEAQYCSHGDTAHYSPKPKFFQGCEGSFLYDREDKPYLDLQMWYSTVNFGYRNQRIVEAVIAQLEQLPQLAGQYLHEEKVLTAEKLAIECLRAFGIKGRVQFNVGGSQAIEDSIKLVRIATGKSLFMAFTGGYHGRTLGASEITSSYRYRRRFGHFSNRAHFVPFPYCYRCPYDMKLESCDYYCVKQFERLFETEYNSFWDAKAEEPEFVAFYVEPVQGVGGYIVPPPEYFLRLKKILDERKILLVDDEVQMGFFRTGKFWGIEHFGVKPNIVVFGKTLTNGLNPLSGLWAEEPLISPQAFPAGSSHSTFSSNPLGTAAALATLQWIEQQNYERKVAESGAYFLGQLEDLKKRHTAIGDVAGLGLALRIEVTQADRITPNRALADRIFELGLAGGIPTSRGPMGLVLNVVGHYKNVFGLAPCLDITKGEIDLAIELLDWLFTHCTEKP